A DNA window from Streptomyces sp. 71268 contains the following coding sequences:
- the fxsA gene encoding FxsA family membrane protein has protein sequence MTFGAPQSPHPRPRAQRSRARRIVPLALAAWLVLEIWLLVLVADASSALTVLALLVAGAVLGGYVIKRAGRRAWQTLTTGLRPGADTPDDDPTAGLGNGLLMLGGLLLMLPGLVSDVLGLVLLLPPVRALLGRRAERALSRRIGYATSSLGDAFQQAGRGQGHRPGGGKVVPGEVVRDDEPPRAEGPGDERGPGRQDPPLPR, from the coding sequence ATGACGTTCGGCGCACCCCAATCACCGCACCCCCGACCGCGCGCTCAGCGCTCGCGGGCCAGGCGGATCGTCCCGCTCGCCCTCGCGGCCTGGCTGGTCCTGGAAATCTGGCTGCTCGTCCTGGTCGCGGACGCTTCGAGCGCCCTGACCGTACTGGCGCTCCTGGTGGCCGGGGCCGTGCTGGGCGGCTACGTCATCAAGCGGGCCGGGCGCCGGGCGTGGCAGACGCTGACCACCGGGCTGCGTCCCGGAGCCGACACCCCGGACGACGATCCGACGGCGGGCCTGGGCAACGGGCTGCTCATGCTCGGCGGGCTGCTGCTGATGCTGCCCGGCCTGGTCTCGGACGTGCTGGGGCTGGTGCTCCTCCTCCCGCCGGTGCGGGCCCTGCTCGGCCGCCGCGCCGAGCGCGCCCTGTCCCGCCGCATCGGGTACGCCACCAGTTCGCTCGGCGACGCCTTCCAGCAGGCGGGGCGGGGACAGGGTCACCGGCCCGGCGGCGGCAAGGTGGTGCCGGGTGAGGTCGTCCGCGACGACGAGCCGCCGAGGGCCGAGGGCCCCGGCGACGAGCGTGGCCCGGGCCGCCAGGACCCGCCGCTGCCCCGCTGA
- a CDS encoding PLP-dependent aminotransferase family protein, with protein sequence MGEWTSAVGAPQLARLLASQRPAGAVAEVPGRRVPAYRALADGVRLLVLEGRLPVAARVPAERELAAALAVSRTTVAAAYEALRGEGFLASRRGSGSWTAVPAGNPLPTRALEPLPPEAASSVIDLGCAALPAPEPWLTRAVGGAMEALPPYAHTHGDYPAGLPILRQALADRYTERGIPTMPEQIMVTTGAMGAVAAICRLMVRPGERVAVESPSYANVLQLMREMGTRLVPVAMADGLRGWDVAGWRQVLRDAAPRMAYVVADFHNPTGALASNEQRRDLVEAARSAGTVLVVDETMADLPLEPDVRMPKPVSAFDPAGNAVITLGSASKAFWGGLRIGWVRAAPEVIRTLVAARAYADLGTPVIDQLAVNWLLGNGGWEEAVAVRRAGARENRDALVAALERHLPDWEFTIPRGGLTLWVRTGGLSGSRVAEAGERLGVRVPSGPRFGIDGAFEGYVRLPFTVSGAIADEAAVRLAAAARLVATGAGAEGESTRLFVA encoded by the coding sequence ATGGGCGAGTGGACCTCTGCGGTGGGGGCTCCGCAGTTGGCGCGGCTCCTGGCGTCGCAGCGTCCGGCGGGGGCCGTCGCCGAGGTGCCGGGGCGCCGGGTGCCCGCTTACCGGGCGCTGGCCGACGGCGTGCGGCTGCTCGTCCTTGAGGGCCGGCTGCCGGTGGCCGCGCGGGTTCCGGCCGAGCGGGAACTCGCCGCCGCCCTCGCCGTCAGCCGCACCACCGTCGCCGCCGCGTACGAGGCGCTGCGAGGCGAGGGCTTCCTCGCCTCGCGCCGCGGGTCGGGCAGTTGGACGGCCGTGCCGGCGGGCAACCCGCTGCCCACCCGGGCCCTGGAGCCGCTGCCGCCGGAGGCCGCCAGCTCGGTGATCGACCTCGGCTGCGCGGCGCTTCCCGCACCCGAGCCGTGGCTGACCCGCGCGGTGGGCGGCGCGATGGAGGCGCTGCCGCCGTACGCCCACACCCACGGCGACTACCCCGCCGGTCTTCCCATCCTGCGGCAGGCGCTCGCGGACCGCTACACCGAGCGCGGCATCCCGACCATGCCGGAGCAGATCATGGTCACCACCGGGGCGATGGGCGCCGTGGCCGCCATCTGTCGCCTCATGGTCAGGCCCGGCGAACGCGTGGCCGTCGAGTCCCCCTCGTACGCCAACGTCCTCCAGCTCATGCGCGAGATGGGCACCCGGCTGGTGCCCGTCGCCATGGCCGACGGGTTGCGGGGCTGGGACGTCGCGGGCTGGCGGCAGGTGCTGCGCGACGCTGCGCCGCGGATGGCCTACGTCGTCGCCGACTTCCACAACCCGACCGGCGCGCTCGCCTCTAACGAGCAGCGGCGCGACCTGGTCGAGGCCGCGCGCTCGGCCGGCACCGTACTCGTGGTGGACGAGACGATGGCCGACCTGCCGCTGGAGCCGGACGTGCGGATGCCCAAGCCGGTCTCCGCGTTCGACCCCGCCGGCAATGCCGTGATCACCCTGGGAAGCGCGAGCAAGGCGTTCTGGGGCGGGTTGCGGATCGGCTGGGTGCGGGCCGCGCCCGAGGTGATCCGCACGCTGGTCGCGGCCCGCGCGTACGCCGACCTCGGCACGCCCGTCATCGATCAGCTCGCCGTGAACTGGCTGCTGGGCAACGGCGGCTGGGAGGAGGCGGTGGCCGTGCGGCGAGCCGGCGCGCGGGAGAACCGGGACGCGCTGGTCGCCGCGCTCGAACGGCACCTGCCGGACTGGGAGTTCACGATCCCCCGGGGCGGGCTCACGCTGTGGGTGCGCACCGGGGGACTGTCCGGATCGCGCGTCGCCGAGGCCGGCGAACGGCTCGGGGTGCGCGTCCCGTCCGGGCCGCGCTTCGGCATCGACGGGGCGTTCGAGGGGTACGTGCGGCTGCCGTTCACCGTCAGCGGCGCGATCGCCGACGAGGCCGCCGTCCGGCTGGCGGCCGCGGCACGCCTGGTGGCGACGGGTGCCGGCGCCGAGGGTGAGTCGACGCGGCTGTTCGTGGCGTAG
- a CDS encoding RNA polymerase-binding protein RbpA — protein MSERALRGTRLVVTSYETDRGIDLAPRQAVEYACQNGHRFEMPFSVEAEIPPEWECKACGAQALLVDGEGPEEKKGKPARTHWDMLMERRTREELEEVLAERLAVLRSGAMNIAVHPRDNRKSA, from the coding sequence ATGAGTGAGCGAGCTCTCCGCGGCACGCGACTCGTGGTGACCAGCTACGAGACCGACCGCGGCATCGATCTGGCCCCGCGCCAGGCGGTGGAGTACGCATGCCAGAACGGACATCGATTCGAGATGCCCTTCTCGGTAGAGGCGGAGATTCCGCCGGAGTGGGAGTGCAAGGCGTGCGGCGCCCAGGCGCTCTTGGTGGATGGCGAAGGGCCTGAGGAGAAGAAGGGCAAGCCTGCGCGTACGCACTGGGACATGCTCATGGAGCGACGCACTCGCGAGGAGTTGGAGGAGGTGCTGGCCGAACGGCTGGCCGTCCTGCGCTCCGGCGCCATGAACATTGCCGTGCACCCGCGGGACAACCGCAAGTCCGCCTGA
- a CDS encoding LUD domain-containing protein: MSSRERVLGRVRRALADVREEHPDTGATGGAAHTDGGPARDGVARDYLRVHGERTAAERVELLATHLADYRARVHRTDPAGLPDTVAALLAARGARRVVVPEGLPADWLSASAATPVPDTPALSARDLDAVDSVVTGCAVAIAETGTLVLDAGPGQGRRQLTLVPDHHVCVVHVPGQVVDSLPQALERLVPHRPLTWISGPSATSDIELSRVEGVHGPRALDVVLVTTDAPSTASSSPR; this comes from the coding sequence ATGAGCAGCAGGGAACGGGTCCTCGGCCGGGTGCGCCGGGCGCTGGCCGACGTGCGGGAGGAGCACCCCGACACGGGGGCTACGGGCGGCGCGGCGCACACCGACGGCGGGCCCGCGCGGGACGGCGTGGCCCGGGACTATCTGCGGGTGCACGGCGAGCGCACGGCGGCCGAACGGGTCGAACTGCTCGCGACGCACCTGGCGGACTACCGGGCCCGGGTGCACCGGACCGACCCGGCCGGGCTGCCGGACACCGTCGCGGCGCTGCTCGCCGCGCGGGGCGCGCGCCGTGTGGTGGTGCCCGAGGGGCTGCCGGCCGACTGGCTGTCCGCGTCCGCCGCCACCCCGGTCCCCGACACGCCCGCGCTGAGCGCCCGCGACCTCGACGCGGTCGACAGCGTCGTGACCGGATGCGCGGTGGCGATCGCCGAGACCGGCACGCTCGTCCTCGACGCGGGCCCCGGGCAGGGGCGCCGTCAGCTCACGCTCGTACCCGACCACCACGTGTGCGTCGTACACGTTCCGGGGCAGGTGGTGGACTCGTTGCCACAGGCGTTGGAACGCCTGGTGCCGCACCGCCCGTTGACCTGGATCTCGGGCCCGTCGGCCACCAGCGACATCGAACTCAGCCGGGTGGAGGGGGTGCACGGCCCGCGCGCCCTGGACGTCGTCCTCGTGACGACCGACGCGCCATCCACCGCCTCGTCAAGCCCCCGCTGA
- a CDS encoding polyprenol monophosphomannose synthase, with protein sequence MNDGVEVVRGETQERKYGPLGTTLVIIPTYNEAENIKPIVERVRKAVPDAHVLVADDNSPDGTGKIADEIAGQDEQVHVLHRKGKEGLGAAYLAGFRWGIEHDYGVLVEMDADGSHQPEELPRLLTALGGADLVLGSRWVPGGRVVNWPKSRELISRGGSTYSRLLLDVPIRDVTGGFRAFRRETLEGLGMDAVASQGYCFQVDLAWRAVKAGFHVVEVPITFVDREYGDSKMSRDILVEALWRVTAWGVGSRVNRVTGRKQQP encoded by the coding sequence GTGAACGACGGCGTTGAGGTTGTGCGTGGCGAGACTCAGGAGAGGAAGTACGGTCCGCTCGGCACGACCTTGGTGATCATTCCGACCTACAACGAGGCGGAGAACATCAAGCCGATCGTGGAACGGGTGCGCAAGGCCGTCCCCGACGCACACGTGCTCGTCGCCGACGACAACAGCCCCGACGGCACCGGCAAGATCGCCGACGAGATCGCCGGCCAGGACGAGCAGGTGCACGTCCTGCACCGCAAGGGCAAGGAAGGTCTCGGCGCCGCCTACCTGGCGGGCTTCCGCTGGGGGATCGAGCACGACTACGGCGTCCTGGTGGAGATGGACGCGGACGGCTCGCACCAGCCCGAGGAACTGCCCCGGCTGCTGACCGCGCTCGGCGGGGCCGACCTGGTCCTCGGCTCGCGCTGGGTGCCGGGTGGGCGCGTGGTGAACTGGCCGAAGTCCCGCGAGCTGATCTCCCGGGGCGGGAGCACCTACTCGCGGCTGCTGCTCGACGTCCCGATCCGCGACGTCACCGGCGGCTTCCGGGCCTTCCGCCGGGAGACCCTGGAGGGCCTGGGCATGGACGCCGTCGCCTCGCAGGGCTACTGCTTCCAGGTCGACCTGGCCTGGCGCGCCGTCAAGGCCGGCTTCCACGTCGTGGAGGTGCCCATCACCTTCGTGGACCGGGAGTACGGCGACAGCAAGATGAGCCGCGACATCCTGGTCGAGGCCCTGTGGCGGGTGACCGCCTGGGGCGTGGGCTCCCGAGTGAACCGGGTGACCGGCCGCAAGCAGCAGCCCTAG
- a CDS encoding ankyrin repeat domain-containing protein, whose amino-acid sequence MTEHGGASTQGGVDPNAEPAHDPEVLQLAAKVFDLARHGDTDTLAAYVDAGVPANLTNDRGDSLVMLAAYHGHAESVEALLQRGADPDRANDRGQTPLAGAVFKGEDAVVRLLVRHGANPSAGTPSALEAAQVFGRPDLVGLFTEG is encoded by the coding sequence ATGACCGAACACGGCGGTGCCAGCACACAGGGCGGGGTGGACCCGAACGCCGAGCCGGCGCACGATCCGGAGGTGCTGCAACTGGCGGCCAAGGTCTTCGACCTGGCCCGGCACGGCGACACGGACACGCTGGCCGCGTACGTGGACGCCGGGGTCCCCGCCAACCTCACCAACGACCGCGGCGACTCGCTGGTCATGCTCGCCGCCTACCACGGCCACGCGGAGTCCGTGGAGGCGCTGCTCCAGCGCGGCGCCGACCCGGACCGCGCCAACGACCGGGGCCAGACGCCGCTGGCGGGCGCGGTGTTCAAGGGCGAGGACGCGGTCGTCCGGCTGCTCGTGCGGCACGGCGCGAACCCGTCGGCCGGCACGCCGTCGGCGCTTGAGGCGGCCCAGGTCTTCGGCCGCCCGGACCTGGTGGGGCTGTTCACCGAGGGGTGA
- the lnt gene encoding apolipoprotein N-acyltransferase has product MHPGSDTSAGATASGEAADAPVSRPAEPPTTAPEPATTPSEPAVRATRRQRLARWSRREARRTALAAASGLALGLAFPPYDLWPLSLLAVAALALLTRGRTARQGAWTGFAFGLPFFLLLLKWLDVVGWDAVIGLSLAESLFFVPLGAGLALTSRLPGWPLWVACLWVAEEWARDRLPFGGFPWGRLAFANTGSPFTPLAALGGAPLVTFGVALASTLLAAAVVALWRVYALAGGRAATAPGATPSAATNAPLDTDSPDADPAAPADAAGSEADQDATAGREPAPAARASGPRLLRGALPAVEAIALAGAVTLAGLLVPVPTDADDTVNIAVVQGNVQQPGMDFLGRPMKILNNHVEATLRLAEDVKAGRKPKPDLVIWPENASDLDPYKYREAYARIDLAVKSIGVPVLVGALVDHPTKEGYVENQGIVWDPKTGPGASYTKQHPVPFGEYVPFRDQLSKVISRLDRVPRDFYPGDHTGVMQVGPAKLGDVICFEVAYDEIVRDTVNAGARALVIQTNNATYGRSGQPEQQLVMSKLRAIEHGRAVVTAAPSGISAVVAPDGTIEQRTKEFTQDVLSARIPLRDDITVADRIGAVPEWVLAMVGVLSCAAAIMVSRRGRTDEKGMQ; this is encoded by the coding sequence TTGCACCCCGGTTCCGACACCTCCGCTGGTGCCACCGCCAGCGGCGAGGCAGCCGACGCGCCGGTCAGTAGACCAGCCGAGCCGCCGACGACCGCTCCCGAGCCCGCCACGACGCCGAGCGAGCCGGCCGTACGGGCCACGCGCCGCCAGCGCCTGGCGCGGTGGTCCCGCCGCGAGGCGCGGCGTACCGCGCTGGCCGCGGCCAGCGGACTCGCCCTCGGCCTCGCCTTCCCGCCGTACGACCTGTGGCCCCTCTCGCTCCTCGCCGTCGCGGCGCTCGCGCTGCTCACCCGGGGCAGGACGGCCCGCCAGGGGGCGTGGACGGGGTTCGCCTTCGGGCTCCCGTTCTTCCTGCTGCTGCTGAAGTGGCTGGACGTCGTCGGCTGGGACGCGGTCATCGGCCTCTCGCTGGCCGAGTCGCTGTTCTTCGTCCCGCTCGGTGCCGGCCTCGCCCTGACCTCCAGGCTGCCCGGCTGGCCGCTGTGGGTGGCCTGCCTGTGGGTGGCCGAGGAGTGGGCCAGGGACCGGCTGCCGTTCGGTGGCTTCCCCTGGGGGCGGCTGGCGTTCGCGAACACCGGCTCGCCGTTCACGCCACTGGCCGCGCTCGGTGGCGCGCCACTGGTGACCTTCGGCGTCGCCCTGGCCAGCACGCTGCTCGCGGCCGCCGTCGTCGCCCTGTGGCGGGTGTACGCGCTCGCCGGCGGCCGCGCCGCGACCGCCCCCGGGGCCACGCCGAGCGCCGCGACCAACGCCCCGCTCGACACCGACTCGCCCGACGCGGACCCCGCCGCGCCGGCGGACGCCGCCGGGAGCGAGGCGGACCAGGACGCCACGGCGGGCCGCGAGCCCGCGCCGGCCGCGCGGGCCAGCGGCCCCCGGCTGCTGCGCGGCGCGCTGCCGGCCGTCGAGGCCATCGCCCTGGCCGGCGCCGTGACGCTGGCCGGACTCCTGGTGCCGGTGCCCACCGACGCCGACGACACCGTGAACATCGCGGTCGTGCAGGGCAACGTGCAGCAGCCGGGGATGGACTTCCTCGGCCGCCCGATGAAGATCCTCAACAACCACGTCGAGGCGACCCTGCGACTGGCCGAGGACGTCAAGGCGGGCCGCAAGCCCAAGCCGGACCTGGTGATCTGGCCGGAGAACGCCTCCGACCTCGACCCGTACAAGTACCGCGAGGCGTACGCGCGCATCGACCTGGCGGTGAAGTCGATCGGCGTGCCCGTCCTGGTCGGGGCCCTGGTGGACCACCCGACCAAGGAGGGCTACGTCGAGAACCAGGGCATCGTCTGGGACCCAAAGACCGGACCCGGCGCCTCGTACACCAAGCAGCACCCGGTGCCGTTCGGCGAGTACGTGCCCTTCCGTGACCAGCTCAGCAAGGTCATCTCGCGGCTCGACCGCGTCCCCCGGGACTTCTACCCCGGTGACCACACCGGGGTCATGCAGGTCGGCCCGGCCAAGCTGGGCGACGTGATCTGCTTCGAGGTCGCCTACGACGAGATCGTGCGCGACACGGTCAACGCCGGGGCCCGGGCGCTGGTGATCCAGACGAACAACGCCACCTACGGCCGCAGCGGCCAGCCCGAGCAGCAGCTCGTGATGTCCAAGCTGCGCGCCATCGAGCACGGTCGGGCCGTGGTCACCGCGGCGCCGAGCGGAATTAGCGCCGTGGTCGCCCCCGATGGGACTATTGAGCAGCGCACCAAGGAATTCACCCAGGACGTGCTCAGCGCGCGGATTCCCCTGCGCGACGACATCACCGTCGCCGATCGGATCGGTGCGGTGCCCGAGTGGGTGCTCGCTATGGTGGGCGTTCTGTCCTGCGCCGCCGCGATCATGGTGAGCCGGCGAGGACGTACGGATGAGAAGGGGATGCAGTGA
- a CDS encoding endonuclease/exonuclease/phosphatase family protein → MRAAAAAALALPLTAGVAHAATPSASAPSPTAATPSTAATPSTAAAPAAVGGSPSHLRAMTFNLRYASDTRPHSWAERRPVMRTLLRRERPHLLGTQEGLYSQLRDIAQDLGPRYDWIGTGREGGSRGEFMAVFYDTQRLAPLEYDHFWLSGTPYVIGSNTWGNAVVRMATWVRFRDLRSGGQFYALNTHFDHRNQSARERSADLIAERLRGLDPAVPRIVTGDFNVPAHQNPVYDTLLGSGGLVDTWDRAEERGKLYATFHGYRPLVPDGERIDWILTSPGVHTSYASINTFSLDGQFPSDHLPVQAQLQL, encoded by the coding sequence ATGCGCGCGGCGGCAGCCGCCGCCCTGGCCCTCCCCCTGACCGCCGGCGTCGCCCACGCCGCCACCCCGTCAGCCTCCGCCCCTTCGCCAACCGCCGCCACCCCGTCAACTGCCGCCACCCCGTCAACCGCCGCCGCCCCGGCGGCCGTCGGCGGCAGCCCCAGCCACCTGCGCGCCATGACGTTCAACCTGCGCTACGCCTCGGACACCCGCCCCCACTCCTGGGCCGAACGCCGTCCCGTCATGCGTACGCTGCTACGCCGCGAGCGCCCGCACCTGCTCGGCACCCAGGAGGGCCTGTACTCCCAGCTCCGGGACATCGCACAGGACTTGGGGCCGCGCTACGACTGGATCGGCACCGGCCGTGAGGGTGGCAGCCGGGGCGAGTTCATGGCCGTCTTCTACGACACCCAGCGACTGGCCCCGCTGGAGTACGACCACTTCTGGCTGTCCGGCACTCCGTACGTGATCGGCTCCAACACCTGGGGCAACGCGGTCGTGCGCATGGCCACCTGGGTGCGCTTTCGCGATCTGCGTAGCGGTGGCCAGTTCTACGCCCTCAACACCCATTTCGACCACCGCAACCAGAGCGCGCGCGAACGCTCCGCCGACCTGATCGCCGAGCGGTTGCGCGGCCTCGACCCGGCCGTGCCGCGCATCGTCACCGGGGACTTCAACGTGCCGGCACACCAGAACCCGGTCTACGACACGCTGCTCGGCTCGGGCGGCCTCGTGGACACCTGGGACCGCGCCGAGGAGCGCGGGAAGCTGTACGCGACCTTCCACGGCTATCGACCGCTGGTCCCGGACGGCGAGCGCATCGACTGGATCCTCACCTCGCCGGGCGTCCACACCAGCTACGCCTCGATCAACACCTTCTCGCTCGACGGGCAGTTCCCGAGCGATCACCTGCCGGTGCAGGCCCAGCTTCAGCTGTGA
- a CDS encoding amidase, whose amino-acid sequence MADRDELIRRRPLVAEAAALRSGEWDPLAHVERTCDRIAAIDGRIRAFVAEPDRRGRLRAEAAEVRARWPEPAERPALYGVPVGVKDIMHADGLATGAGSAVPAGELTGEQAAVVARLRAAGAVVAGKTVTAEFAVTAPGPTRNPHHLDHSPGGSSSGSAAAVAAGMVPLAIGTQTVGSMIRPAAYCGVVGFKPSYDRIPVAGVIANAPSLDTLGLFATDVAGVAHAAAVVCDDWRPEAAREATGAGRALPVLGVPTGPYLDRADADAVAAFDARVERLRAAGFTVRRVPFMPDFDTVYAQQFVVNRYEVARTHAEWFPRFGHLYRPETVAAIRQGQAVTEADYAAAREHQRAFRDRVHATLAAEGIDLWITPAATGTAPRGLATTGNSVMCLPWSYAGVPALTVPAGSLAPGLPLGVQCVARAGADEELLGWAPAIEAATATETATATATTTATDAAAGTG is encoded by the coding sequence ATGGCAGACAGAGACGAGCTGATCAGGCGGCGCCCGTTGGTGGCCGAGGCCGCGGCGCTCCGCTCGGGGGAGTGGGACCCGCTCGCGCACGTCGAGCGGACCTGCGATCGGATTGCCGCGATCGATGGCCGGATACGTGCGTTCGTCGCCGAGCCGGACCGGCGCGGGCGGCTGCGGGCCGAGGCCGCCGAGGTCCGCGCCCGCTGGCCCGAGCCCGCCGAACGGCCCGCGCTGTACGGCGTACCCGTCGGCGTGAAGGACATCATGCACGCCGACGGGCTGGCCACGGGCGCCGGCTCGGCCGTGCCCGCCGGGGAGCTGACGGGGGAGCAGGCGGCGGTGGTGGCGCGGCTGCGCGCGGCCGGGGCCGTGGTGGCGGGCAAGACGGTGACCGCCGAGTTCGCGGTCACGGCCCCCGGCCCCACCCGTAACCCGCACCACCTCGACCACTCGCCGGGCGGCTCCAGCAGTGGTTCGGCGGCGGCCGTCGCGGCGGGCATGGTGCCGCTGGCGATCGGCACCCAGACCGTGGGCTCGATGATCCGGCCGGCGGCCTACTGCGGCGTCGTCGGCTTCAAACCCAGCTACGACCGCATCCCCGTGGCCGGCGTCATCGCCAACGCGCCCAGCCTGGACACGCTCGGCCTCTTCGCCACGGACGTGGCCGGCGTTGCCCACGCGGCGGCGGTGGTGTGCGACGACTGGCGCCCCGAGGCGGCGCGGGAGGCGACCGGCGCCGGGCGCGCGCTACCCGTGCTCGGCGTGCCCACGGGGCCCTACCTTGACCGCGCGGACGCGGACGCGGTGGCGGCGTTCGACGCGCGGGTCGAGCGCCTGCGGGCGGCCGGGTTCACGGTGCGCCGGGTGCCGTTCATGCCGGACTTCGACACCGTCTACGCCCAGCAGTTCGTCGTCAACCGGTACGAGGTGGCCCGCACGCATGCGGAGTGGTTCCCGCGCTTCGGCCACCTCTACCGCCCCGAGACCGTCGCCGCCATCCGGCAGGGCCAGGCGGTGACGGAGGCCGACTACGCGGCGGCCCGGGAGCACCAGCGGGCGTTCCGCGACCGGGTGCACGCCACGCTGGCCGCCGAGGGCATCGACCTGTGGATCACGCCGGCCGCCACCGGCACGGCGCCCCGGGGGCTGGCCACCACCGGCAACTCCGTGATGTGCCTGCCGTGGTCGTACGCGGGGGTGCCGGCGCTCACCGTGCCCGCCGGCAGCCTGGCCCCCGGGCTGCCGCTCGGCGTGCAGTGCGTGGCCCGCGCCGGCGCCGACGAGGAGTTGCTGGGTTGGGCGCCGGCGATCGAGGCGGCCACGGCCACCGAGACCGCCACCGCCACCGCCACGACCACCGCCACCGACGCGGCGGCCGGCACCGGCTGA
- a CDS encoding Lrp/AsnC family transcriptional regulator: MEELDRQIVELLVNDGRMSYTDLGKATGLSTSAVHQRVRRLEQRGVIRGYAAVVDPEAVGLPLTAFISVKPFDPSAPDDIADRLAEVPQIEACHSVAGDENYILKVRVETPLELEHLLTRIRSLAGVSTRTTVVLSTPYEARPPRI, encoded by the coding sequence GTGGAGGAGTTGGACAGACAGATCGTGGAACTGCTCGTCAATGACGGGCGTATGAGCTACACCGACCTGGGCAAGGCCACGGGCCTGTCCACCTCGGCGGTGCACCAGCGGGTCCGACGCCTGGAACAGCGCGGTGTCATCCGTGGCTACGCCGCCGTCGTGGACCCCGAGGCCGTCGGGCTGCCGCTGACGGCCTTCATCTCGGTCAAACCCTTCGACCCCAGCGCGCCCGACGACATCGCCGACCGGCTCGCCGAGGTGCCGCAGATCGAGGCGTGCCACAGCGTGGCGGGCGACGAGAACTACATCCTGAAGGTGCGCGTCGAGACCCCGCTCGAACTGGAGCACCTCCTGACCCGCATCCGCTCGCTGGCCGGCGTCTCCACCCGCACCACGGTCGTGCTGTCCACGCCGTACGAGGCCCGCCCGCCCCGTATCTGA
- a CDS encoding amidohydrolase codes for MVVERGSVAWVGSEGAADSFADGVDEVIDLAGALVTPAFTDAHVHTTATGLARTGLDLTATSTLAEALELVRAHAAAHPGDAVLLGHGWDSSRWPEGRAPSRTELDQATGGRPLYLTRVDVHSAVATTALLDRVGDLTGRAGYHGDAPLTADAHHAVRAAAFANVTDSQRADAQRAALRQAAALGIGTLHECAGPDISSEADLSGLLSIAAQEPGPRVIGYWAEAASSARDLEKVRELGAIGAAGDLFVDGALGSHTACLHAPYADAAPSTGTRYLDPTAIATHVALCTEAGLQAGFHAIGDAAVSAVIAGVRVAAEKVGLARVRAARHRVEHAEMLTPETIAAFAELGLTASVQPAFDAAWGGDEGMYAQRLGVERARSLNPYAALLRAGVPLALGSDSPVTPLDPWGTVRAAAFHRTPEHRVSVRAAFTAHTRGGWRAARRDDAGVLVPGAPADLAVWQHGELVVQVPDERVANWSTDPRSGTPGLPDLTPGLPLPVCVRTMVGGRTVYERPNE; via the coding sequence ATGGTCGTCGAGCGCGGCAGCGTCGCCTGGGTCGGCTCCGAGGGCGCGGCCGACTCCTTCGCCGACGGCGTCGACGAGGTCATCGACCTCGCCGGCGCGCTCGTCACGCCCGCGTTCACGGACGCACACGTGCACACCACCGCCACCGGGCTCGCCCGCACCGGCCTCGACCTCACCGCGACCTCGACCCTGGCCGAGGCGCTTGAGCTGGTGCGCGCCCACGCCGCGGCGCACCCGGGCGACGCGGTGCTCCTCGGCCACGGCTGGGACTCCTCCCGCTGGCCCGAAGGACGCGCCCCCTCCCGCACCGAGCTGGACCAGGCCACCGGCGGCCGGCCGCTCTACCTCACCCGTGTGGACGTGCACTCCGCCGTCGCGACCACCGCCCTGCTCGACCGCGTCGGCGACCTGACCGGGCGCGCCGGCTACCACGGCGACGCGCCGCTGACCGCCGACGCCCACCACGCCGTCCGCGCGGCGGCGTTCGCGAACGTGACCGACTCCCAGCGGGCCGACGCACAGCGCGCCGCGCTCCGACAGGCCGCCGCGCTCGGCATCGGCACCCTGCACGAGTGCGCGGGCCCCGACATCTCCAGCGAGGCCGACCTGAGCGGCCTGCTGAGCATCGCCGCCCAGGAGCCAGGGCCCCGCGTCATCGGCTACTGGGCCGAGGCCGCGAGCAGCGCCCGCGACCTGGAGAAGGTGCGCGAGCTGGGCGCGATCGGCGCCGCCGGCGACCTCTTCGTGGACGGCGCGCTCGGCTCCCACACGGCCTGCCTGCACGCGCCGTACGCCGACGCCGCGCCCAGCACCGGGACCCGGTACCTGGACCCGACCGCCATCGCCACGCACGTCGCGCTGTGCACCGAGGCCGGGTTGCAGGCCGGCTTCCACGCCATCGGCGACGCCGCCGTCTCGGCCGTCATCGCCGGGGTGCGCGTCGCGGCGGAGAAGGTCGGGCTCGCCCGGGTCCGCGCCGCCAGGCACCGGGTCGAGCACGCCGAGATGCTCACTCCCGAGACGATCGCCGCGTTCGCCGAACTCGGCCTGACCGCCTCAGTCCAGCCCGCCTTCGACGCCGCCTGGGGCGGCGACGAGGGCATGTACGCCCAGCGGCTCGGCGTCGAGCGGGCCCGCTCGCTCAACCCGTACGCGGCCCTGCTGCGCGCCGGAGTGCCGCTGGCCCTCGGCTCGGACAGCCCCGTCACGCCGCTCGACCCGTGGGGCACCGTGCGCGCCGCGGCCTTCCACCGGACGCCCGAACACCGGGTCTCGGTACGGGCCGCGTTCACCGCCCACACCCGGGGCGGCTGGCGGGCCGCACGCCGCGACGACGCGGGCGTCCTGGTCCCCGGCGCGCCGGCCGACCTGGCCGTCTGGCAGCACGGCGAACTCGTCGTGCAGGTCCCCGACGAGCGGGTCGCCAACTGGTCCACCGACCCCCGCTCCGGCACCCCGGGCCTGCCCGACCTCACGCCGGGGCTGCCGCTGCCGGTGTGCGTGCGCACGATGGTCGGCGGGCGCACCGTCTACGAGCGGCCGAACGAGTGA